Proteins encoded together in one Synechococcus sp. BL107 window:
- the rpe gene encoding ribulose-phosphate 3-epimerase — translation MSAKSLVVSPSILSADFSKLGAEVEAVDKAGADWIHVDVMDGRFVPNITIGPLIVEALRPVTQKPLDVHLMIVEPEKYVPDFAKAGADIISVQVEACPHLHRNLGQIKDLGKKAGAVLNPGTPLDTLEYCLELCDLVLIMSVNPGFGGQSFIENQVQKISDLRKMCDARGLDPWIEVDGGIKGSNAWKVIEAGANAIVSGSGVFNQPDYAKAIEGIRTSKR, via the coding sequence ATGTCCGCCAAAAGTCTTGTCGTCTCTCCGTCAATTCTCTCAGCCGATTTTTCGAAACTCGGTGCTGAGGTGGAGGCCGTCGACAAGGCAGGTGCTGACTGGATTCACGTAGATGTGATGGATGGTCGTTTTGTGCCCAACATCACCATTGGCCCGTTGATCGTTGAGGCTCTGCGCCCTGTGACACAGAAGCCCCTCGATGTTCACTTGATGATTGTGGAGCCTGAAAAATACGTACCGGATTTTGCCAAGGCTGGCGCAGACATTATTTCTGTTCAGGTCGAGGCATGCCCTCACCTTCATCGCAACCTGGGCCAGATCAAAGATCTAGGCAAGAAAGCCGGTGCCGTACTGAACCCTGGCACCCCACTCGACACACTGGAATATTGCCTGGAGCTTTGTGATCTGGTGCTCATCATGAGCGTTAACCCAGGTTTTGGCGGACAAAGCTTTATCGAGAATCAGGTGCAAAAAATCAGTGATCTGCGCAAGATGTGCGATGCACGGGGCTTAGATCCTTGGATTGAAGTCGACGGCGGCATCAAAGGATCGAATGCATGGAAAGTGATCGAAGCGGGTGCCAATGCCATTGTTTCTGGCTCCGGTGTGTTCAACCAACCCGATTACGCCAAGGCGATCGAAGGCATTCGTACGAGCAAGCGTTAG